TTCATCTTGTCTAAAGCTTTCTGAATTTAGCTGTATGAGTTTGTTCAAAGCTGTATTTTACACCCAATTATAATATAATACTTAAATAAGCTATTTAAGTATTATATTATAGTAGACTACTCTTTCCCTGTTAAGTAAATAAAAAATGAATAAAACATAATATTTAATTTACTTAGGATGTTTTGTATATAACAAATGAAAAATTATAGAAGCGGCATTGGATACGTTAAGGCTTTCTACCTTATTGGAAATAGGTATTTTTACTAGATGGTCGCATGTTTCTCTAACTAACCTTCTCATTCCTTTGTCTTCCGAGCCGAGTACGACGACGATTTTATCCGAAAATAAATTATCGTTAAAAGAATTACTTCCTGCTGAGTCAAGCCCGATAATCCAGAAACCTTGTTTTTTAAGATATTCCATAGACATACGTAAATTAGTAACTTTTATAACTTGTACTAGCTCCAAAGTACCTGAAGCCGCTTTAGCAATCGTCGCGTTTTCATCCGGAGCGTTATCTGCCGGTAATATTACGGTATTAATTTCAAAGGCGGCTGCGCTACGAATAATTGCGCCGATATTTTGAGGGTCGGTTACCTGATCAAGAATTGCAATTCTACAATTCGGATTATTGACGTCGATATCTTCGATATTATTAGAAAAAATAGTCTTAACTTTAGCTACTATTCCTTGATGAATATGACTCGGTTCTAAAAGTTTAGATAAAAAATCGTTAGTAATAATTTTATAAGGGTAGGGGCTTATTAATTCCTTGTTAGCATTAAAAATATCAGAGGTACAAAAGATGCTTTCAATTTGACGTTTTGGATTTCTAAGAGCTGAATATACAGGGTGTTTGCCGTAAAGATAATAAAAATTTTTAGAGTTATGCCCTTTATTTCGCATGTTATTAAAAACCTAGAGTAATTTGTTCTTGACACAAACTACTATTTATTATAGAAACTTACAACTAAATAAACGTGCTAGCTGCTGTTTGTTTATTTGATGATTCGGCAAAAGATTTTATTAAATCCTATACTAATTTCTATTGTACTTTACAGTGAATTAGTCTATTTAATACAGTAGTCTTTGTAGGAGGGGTGGCCGAGTGGTCAATGGCAGCAGACTGTAAATCTGCCCGCGTAAGCGTACGAAGGTTCAAATCCTTCTCCCTCCACCACACTAAATGGTTCGGAGAAGCATGCGGGTGTAGTTCAATGGTAGAACTCCAGCCTTCCAAGCTGGTCGCGTGGGTTCGATTCCCATCACCCGCTCCAAATATTTAGTAATAAAGTTTGTGAAGATTTAGCAAAATAAATAATATGCGCTTTAAAAAATCAGTTTGTATTAAACCTAAAAAATTGTAGAGAGTAAATAATATGGCAAAAGCAAAGTTTGAAAGAAACAAACCACATGTTAATATAGGTACTATCGGTCACGTAGATCACGGTAAAACTTCTTTAACGGCGGCAATAACAATAGTGCTTTCCAAAGAAGGTGGAGCAAAGGCAACAGCTTACGATCAAATCGATGCGGCTCCTGAAGAGAAGGAGAGAGGTATAACAATCTCTACTGCACATGTGGAATATGAAACTAAAGCTAGGCACTATGCTCACGTTGATTGTCCGGGACATGCCGACTATGTAAAAAACATGATAACGGGTGCGGCTCAAATGGATGGAGCAATACTTGTTGTTTCTGCCGCTGACGGTCCGATGCCTCAAACCAGAGAGCATATATTACTAGCTAAGCAGGTAGGTGTTCCGGCTATGGTCGTCTTTTTAAATAAAGTAGATATGGTTGATGATCCTGAGTTGCTAGAGTTAGTTGAAATGGAAGTAAGAGAATTGTTATCAAAATACGGTTTTCCCGGTGATGATATACCTTTTGTTAAGGGTTCTGCGCTTCAAGCGTTAGAAGGTAAGCCTGAAGGAGAGAAGGCTATTCATGAATTAATGGATGCCGTAGATAGTTATATTCCTCAACCGAAAAGAGAAACTGAAAAGCCGTTCTTAATGCCGATAGAAGATGTATTTTCTATCTCCGGAAGAGGTACTGTTGTAACCGGTAGGATTGAAACCGGCGTGGTAAAAGTCAGTGATTCTATAGAAATCGTCGGTATGAAAGAAACTCAAACTAGTACTTGTACCGGTGTTGAAATGTTTAGAAAGCTTCTTGATAGCGGAGAAGCAGGGGATAATGTCGGTATATTACTACGCGGTACGAAAAGAGAGGAAGTTCAAAGAGGGCAAGTACTGGC
This genomic window from Rickettsia endosymbiont of Ceutorhynchus obstrictus contains:
- the tuf gene encoding elongation factor Tu, encoding MAKAKFERNKPHVNIGTIGHVDHGKTSLTAAITIVLSKEGGAKATAYDQIDAAPEEKERGITISTAHVEYETKARHYAHVDCPGHADYVKNMITGAAQMDGAILVVSAADGPMPQTREHILLAKQVGVPAMVVFLNKVDMVDDPELLELVEMEVRELLSKYGFPGDDIPFVKGSALQALEGKPEGEKAIHELMDAVDSYIPQPKRETEKPFLMPIEDVFSISGRGTVVTGRIETGVVKVSDSIEIVGMKETQTSTCTGVEMFRKLLDSGEAGDNVGILLRGTKREEVQRGQVLAKPGSITPHDEFEAEVYVLTKDEGGRHTPFTNNYRPQFYFRTTDVTGTIELPADKQMVMPGDNANFKVKLIAPIAMQEGLKFSIREGGKTVGAGVVSKIIK
- the rlmB gene encoding 23S rRNA (guanosine(2251)-2'-O)-methyltransferase RlmB yields the protein MRNKGHNSKNFYYLYGKHPVYSALRNPKRQIESIFCTSDIFNANKELISPYPYKIITNDFLSKLLEPSHIHQGIVAKVKTIFSNNIEDIDVNNPNCRIAILDQVTDPQNIGAIIRSAAAFEINTVILPADNAPDENATIAKAASGTLELVQVIKVTNLRMSMEYLKKQGFWIIGLDSAGSNSFNDNLFSDKIVVVLGSEDKGMRRLVRETCDHLVKIPISNKVESLNVSNAASIIFHLLYTKHPK